The sequence CAATGGCAAGTTTATCGTTTGCTTAAAGAATGTGAAAAACGTGATATTGAATTAATTTTAGATTTAAAAAATGAGATCCGAGCCGAGGGAATCTCTAATATTGGTATAGAATTTCATCAATAACGTGAGATTTGTCACAATTTTTAAAAATCTTGCTTTTAATTCATCGTAAGTTAGATTATCCTTTGCACAGCTTTTGTGGTTAGCCCGCAGGCATATTTTGAAGAGTCAAATTTTTATTTAACAGAAGGTACAAATTTATGAACAAAACAGATTTAATTGACGCAATTGCAAGTGCTGCAGAATTAAACAAAAAACAAGCTAAAGCGGCGTTAGAAGCTACTTTAGAAGCTATTACTGCAAGCCTCAAAAAAGGTGAACCTGTACAATTAATTGGTTTCGGTACATTCAAAGTAAATGCACGTGCTGCACGTACTGGTCGTAACCCACAAACTGGTGCTGAAATTAAAATCGCAGCATCTAAAGTGCCAGCGTTTGTATCTGGTAAAGCATTAAAAGATGCAATCAAATAATTAATATTTGAATGATTTTAAACCCTGCCAATGAGCAGGGTTTTTTGTTGCCTAAAATTTACTTTACAAAACAATATTGTTTACATAAACTTTCGAACCGAAATTTATTGCATTTAAGGATAGCTTTATGAAAAAAAGTAGCCAGCCTCGTAATACTAAACAACGTCGCCATACAATTATGCAACTTTTGCAAGAACAAGGTGAGGTGAGTGTAGAGCAGCTAGTACAGCTTTTTGATATATCTGAAGTGACTATTCGTAAAGACTTAAGTGCGCTAGAAACAAATGGTTTTTTATTGCGTAAATATGGCGGCGCAATTTTAATGCCAAAAGAAATTATTGATGAAAACGAAAATGATGAACTTACGAAACGAAAGTTTGTCATAGCGAGAGCTGCCGCCGAACGTATTCGTGATCATAATCGTATTATCGTAGATAGCGGTAGTACTACGGCGGCTTTGATTAAACAACTTAATTTAAAACAAGGCTTAGTGGTCATGACGAACTCGCTTTCGGTAGCAACAGAATTGAGAGCATTGGAAAATGAGCCAACGTTACTGATGACAGGGGGAACTTGGGATACTCGTTCGGAATCGTTTCAAGGAAAAGTAGCTGAACAGGTGCTACGTTCTTACGATTTTGATCAACTTTTTATTGGTGCCGATGGCATTGATCTAACGCGAGGTTCTACGACTTTTAATGAACTTGTAGGATTAAGCCAGGTGATGGCAGAAGTTTCTCGTGAAGTTGTTGTCATGGTGGAATCTCAGAAAATTGGTCGAAAAATGCCAAATTTAGAATTAACTTGGCAACAAATTGATGTGCTTATTACTGATACAGGATTATCAGAACAAGACAAACAAGTCATTTTGGCTCGTGGCGTAGAAGTAATTTGCGTATAAAGTGCGGTTAAAAAAGTAGACGTATTTTTTATTTAATTAACAATAAGGAAAGCTTATGTGTGGTATTGTCGGCGCGGTAGCGCAACGTGATGTAGCGGAAATTTTAATTAATGGTTTACATCGTTTGGAATATCGTGGTTATGATTCTGCAGGCGTTGCAGTGGTAAATGAACATCATGAATTACAACGAGTGCGCTGTTTAGGTAAAGTTAAAGCATTAGATGAGGCGGTATCGGAGAAACCATTGATTGGTGGTACAGGCATTGCGCATACGCGTTGGGCAACGCATGGTGAACCATCAGAAACCAATGCTCATCCACATGCGTCAGGCACTTTTGCCGTAGTACATAACGGTATCATTGAAAATCATGAAGAACTTCGAGAATTATTAAGATCTCGTGGTTATGTATTTTTATCGCAAACAGATACTGAAGTGATTGCTCACCTCGTTGAGTGGGAAATGCGTAGCACGGATTCACTTTTAGACGCTGTGAAAAAAGCAGTAAAACAACTCACGGGCGCATATGGTATGGTGGTAATGGATAGTCGTCATCCTGAGCATTTAGTCGCAGCTCGTTCTGGCAGTCCGCTAGTGATTGGTTTAGGTATCGGTGAAAATTTCTTAGCTTCAGATCAACTTGCACTTTTAAGTGTTACCCGCCGTTTTATCTTTTTAGAAGAAGGGGATATTGCAGAAATTACACGTCGTACAGTTGATATTTATGATACTTACGGCAATAAAGTTGAGCGCGAAATTCACGAATCTAATCTTGAAAATGACGCGGCAGAGAAAGGTAAATTCCGCCATTTTATGCAGAAAGAAATTTACGAACAGCCAACCGCACTTATCAATACAATGGAAGGACGTATCAATCATGAAAATGTGATCGTCGATTCAATCGGTAATGGTGCAAAAGGCATTTTAGAAAAAGTTGAGCATATTCAAATTGTTGCTTGTGGTACATCCTATAATGCAGGTATGGTGGCGCGTTATTGGTTTGAATCTTTGGCTGGAGTGAGCTGTGATGTTGAAATTGCCTCAGAGTTTCGTTATCGCAAGTTTGTTACACGTCCAAATAGCTTATTGATTACACTTTCTCAATCTGGCGAAACAGCCGATACTTTAGCTGCACTTCGTTTAGCGAAAGAAAAGGGCTACATGGCGGCATTAACAATTTGTAATGTGCCAGGCTCTTCGCTAGTACGCGAATCAGATCTTGCATTTATGACGCGTGCTGGTGTTGAAGTTGGGGTGGCATCAACAAAAGCATTTACGACACAGCTCGCTGCGTTATTAATGTTGGTGACGGCACTTGGTAAAGTTAAAGGTCATATTTCTGCAGAAAAAGAGCAAGAGATTATCAAAGCAATGCAATCTTTACCTGCTGAAATTGAAAAAGCGTTAGCTTTTGATACAGAAATTGAGGCATTGGCTGAGGATTTTGCTGAAAAACATCATGCGCTTTTCTTAGGTCGTGGTGCATTTTACCCAATTGCCGTAGAGGCCTCTTTGAAATTGAAAGAGATTTCTTATATTCACGCTGAAGCATATGCGGCTGGAGAATTGAAGCATGGTCCATTAGCGTTGATTGATGCCGATATGCCAGTAATTGTTGTGGCGCCAAATAATGAATTATTAGAGAAAGTAAAATCGAATATTGAAGAAGTTCGTGCTCGTGGCGGTCAATTATACGTATTTGCCGATAAAGAAGCGGGCTTTACACCAAGTGAAGGAATGAAAATTATCACGATGCCAAAAGTCAATGATATCGTTGCACCGATTTTTTATACCATCCCAATGCAGTTGCTTTCTTATCATGTGGCCTTAATTAAAGGTACTGACGTAGATCAACCTCGTAACTTAGCGAAGTCTGTTACCGTAGAATAAAGTGCGGTTGATTTTAAGATAAATTTAAAGCACAGGTTATAGCTTGTGCTTTATCATGATTGAATGAAAAGGGCGAACATTAAAATGTTCGCCCTTTGCTATCTAAAAAAACGTATAACTTAGCCCATACCGTATTTTTTTAGTTTTTTACGTAATGTACCACGGTTGATACCAAGCATATTTGCTGCACGGGTTTGATTACCACGAGTATATTGCATAATCATATCTAACATCGGGTGTTCAACTTCCGCTAATACTAATTCGTAAAGATCATTCACATCTTGACCATCTAATTGTGTTAAATAATTACGCAATGCTTGTTTTACTGAATCGCGTAATGGTTTGTTGGTCACTTGTGATTGCGCATTTAATACTGATACCGTTAAGGCTTCAGCAGGATTACGTTGTTGTTCTAACATTTTTCTTTATCCAAAATTAAATTGAAAAAATCTTCCAATACAATGAGTTGCTCTTTCGGATCACTAATTGTATTAAAAGTCTGTTTAAAAACGGAATCAGGTTGAATTCCCTGTAAATACCAAGCCACATGTTTACGCGCAATGCGATAGCCTTTTTGTTCGCCATAGAATTGATGTAATTCTTGAATATGACGCAAAATTTGACCGCACTTTTCGTTTAAACTTGGCATTTGGCTTATCGAGTCATGCTCAATTAGATTTTCCACAGCTTGAAATAGCCAAGGGTTACCTAGCGCAGCACGACCGATCATAATGGCATCCGCTCCAGTATAATCGAGAACGAATTTTGCTTTCCGAGCAGAATCAATATCACCATTGGCTATAACCGGTATGGCAATTGCTTGTTTAACAGCTTTGATGTTGTCATATTCCGCTTCGCCTTCAAAAAGACAAGCTCGTGTACGACCATGCACTGTTAATGCTTGTATGCCACATTGTTCTGCAATTTTGCCGATTTGAACGCAGTTTCGATTAGATTTATCCCAGCCTGTACGAATTTTTAAGGTCACTGGCACATTGACGGCTGCCACTACTTCTCGTAAGATTTTTTCCACCAAATCTGGAAATTGCAACAACGCAGAGCCTGCGAGTTTGCGATTTACTTTTTTGGCGGGACACCCCATATTAATGTCAATGATTTGTGCGCCATATTCCACGTTGATAGCCGCAGCTTGTGCCATCTCGAGTGGATCACTGCCTGCAATTTGCACGGTATTGAGACCTAAATCTTCACTATGTGCCAAACGCAATTTGGATTTTTCGGTATGCCAAACTTGCGGATTTGTGGACATCATTTCTGAAAATGTGAGTCCAGCACCATAATATGCACAAAGACGACGGAAAGGCTGGTCGGTAATACCCGCCATTGGTGCAAGTAAAACACGATTTTTTAATTGGTATGAACCGATTCGCATTTTACGTTACCTTCCTAGTAAGTCTAAATCTAATTAGTGTCGAACTGGTCGACGACCGACAAGGCTGGCTATAATACGCATTTTGCCTTACTTTGCAAAGTGAAATTTGTTTAAAAAATACACTTTTTTTGATTGACAAAAAGAAATTAAAGCGTTTTTAGCTTACCCGTAATTCGGCACCATTCTTCTCTCACCGCAACTGGCTCTAACGCAAATGTTTGCGTATAGGCATCGGATACCGATTGAGCTTGAGTTTCTAAAATGCCCGATAAACCGAGATCGCCATTCGGTTTAACAAGTTGGCTAATGATTGGGTAAAGTTCTTTGAGAGGGCCAGCAAGAATATTTGCCACCACGACATCAGCTTTTAAATCAGAGGGTTTTTCATCAGATAAGAACAGCTGTAGGCGATCTGCAACGCCATTTTGTTCGGCATTATTGCGACTGGCTAGAATCGCTTGTGGATCGATATCAATTCCCACCGCACTTTTCGCACCAAGTTTTAATGCGGCAATAGCTAAAATGCCTGAACCACAACCAAAATCAATGACAGTTTTATCTTTTAAATCTAGGCCATCTAGCCATTCTAAACATAGTGCGGTTGTAGGATGCGTGCCTGTACCAAACGCTAAACCTGGGTCGAGCATCACATTGACGGCATTTTCATCAGGCACATCACGCCAACTTGGACAAATCCATAAACGTTTACCAAATTGCATTGGGTGGAAGTTATCCATCCACTCGCGCTCCCAGTCTTTATCTTCTATTTGTTCAATTTTGTATGCCGTATTGCTATCTAAGTGTTTCGCTTCTTTTAATAAGCGGACTATTTCTGCCATATCTGTTTCTGCATCAAATAACGCAATAACATCGGTGTTACCCCATAAACGAGTTTCACCAGGCAAAGGCTCAAAAATCGGGGTGTCTTGACTATCCATAAAAGTCACAGAAACGGAGCCGATTTCTTCTAAAAAATCACTTATTTGTTCTGCTTTTTCATTGGTGCTATTTAGGCGAATTTGAATCCAAGCCATTTGTTTTTTCCTTTATTTCATAAAATGGGACGTATTATACCGATTTTTTCAAAAGTTTCGGCAGTAAAGTCGAGCCAAGAGTGGCAAGCATGATGATTGTTATACCAAGTGCAGCTGAAAATGACAGTGTTTCACCAAGTAATGATACGGCAAATAAGATGCCGAATAACGGCTCAAGTGCGACTAAAATACCGGAGATATTGGCATCCACACTATTAAGGCCTTTATTCCATAACCAATAGGCAAGCCAGCTACAGCCAATGGCAAGATATAATAAACCTGCAATACCCGTAGAATTTAATGATATTTGCCAGTTTTCTGTGAGTAATAGCGTAAATGGCAATGTTGTGAGGGTCCCAAGTACAATGCTGACGGAGGTATAGGCTTGCGTTGAGACTTTGGCTACAACTCGCTGTGTCCAACGCAGCACAGCAGCAAAAATGATCCCAGCACTTAGTACTAATAAACAGCCAAATAAACTGATGTTATCAATGCCTTCATTATTTTTTCCACCATTGATTAAAATCGCCACGCCAATAAATGCCATTGCGCCGAATAGCCAGTGAAACCATTTTGCTTTGTCTTTAAAGAAGAAATGCCCAACAAATACAACGAGCAGCGGTTCTAGCCCAATCATGGTGACTGCACTGGACGCAGAGGTATATTTTAGCCCGATGAATTGCAATAAAAATACGGCGGTGTAGTTAAAGAATGCCAACCACCAAAGCTGTTTACGCATGGGTTTATCAATTTTTTTCCAACGACGTAAAAAGAGTGGCATGACAATAATCATTGCAATAATTAACCGCACTTGCACAACAAGCACAGGATCCATCATCGAATAAGTGAGCTTACCGACGATTAATGAACTGCTCCAAATAAGTAGCGCAAGAATTTGATAGAGCATTGATGTATCCCTGTGAATTGTTTCAATTCTATGTTTTAGCGTAGAAATTGCTGAAAGTGAGAAAATTAAATATCACCTTCCTCTCATTTAGAAGAAGGTGACAGCATATTAATTAATGCTTAAAGTGCGGTAACTTTTAATTGAGTTTTTTCAATACGACGTTCACCCAATTTATTACCCACTAAAAAGGCAATTAATCCAAATACTAATGACGGTACGATTTGATGGAAATTAAATAATTTTATGCCAAGTTGAGTGAGCAAGATATAACTCCCCAAGCCGATAATCATTGAGCTTAACGCACCATAAGCATTTGCTTTATCCCAGTAAATCCCTAGCACAATCACCCATAAAAATGCGGCTTCCAGTCCACCAAAGGCAAATAGGTTTAACCAAATAATCATATCTGGTGGATTGAGGGCGGCAACGATTAGAAGTGCGGTCAAAATCAGCGTAATAATTGATGAAAAATAACTCACTTTTTTCTCATTTTTGGCAGCTTCTGGTTTTGTAGAAAGGTATAAATCTTTTACAAAAATAGAAGAAGATTGAATAAGTTGCGCATCAATTGTGGACATAATTGCTGACATCGGTGCGGCTAAGAAAATACCGGCAATAATAGGTGGTAATACTTTTAGCATTAAAGTTGGAATCACTTGATCTGATACCGTTAAATTTGGAATAACTGCACGACCAAGTGCACCAGCTAAGTGCATCCCGAACATAATGATGGAAAGTACAATTGTTCCTATCAGCATGCCTCTATGTAAGGCTTTGCTATCTTTAAATGCCATACATCGAACAGCTGTATGTGGAAGACCGACGACCCCGAAACAGACGAGCACCCAGAAGGAAGCCATAAATTGAAAATCTAACATTCCATTTGGCCCGTAAGGTGTGACTAACGCAGGATCGATTTCTGTTAATTTATTAACCGCACTTTCTACACCACCGAGCGCATAAATGGTTCCTACAAGGAGAATAATAGTACCTAAAATCATGACGGTACCTTGAATAGTATCCGTGAGTACGACAGCACGGAATCCCCCGATAAATGTATAGATACCTACCGTTAAAGCAAATAAGAGCAATGCTTGAGTATAAGAAATGCCAATGGTTGTTTCTAGTAAACGCGCACCGCCAATAAATTGCACGGTCATGGCCGCAAAAAATGCGAGAAGAAGGGCAAGGCTTGATAGCCAGACTAAATATTTGTTTTTATAACGATAAAGGAAAAGATCGTTAATCGTTAACGCATTGGTTTCTCTTGATAATAGTGCGAATTTTTTACCTAATGCGCCTAATGCAAGCCACACAGCAGGGACTTGAATCATCGCAAGTAATACCCAGCCTAATCCGTATTTATAAGCTGCTCCAGGGCCGCCTACAAAAGAACTTGCACTGGCATAAGTTGACGCGGTTGTCATTGCAAGAACAAAACCCGTCATCGAACGATTACCTACATAATATTCCGTTAGGAAATCGCCTTTGGTTCGTTTTACATAAGCGAAAATCGCAGCACCAAATATAAATGCAAGATAAATAATTAAAGGGAGAATAATACCTAAATTCATTTTTGATTCTCCTCATCCTTGATTTCAAGAGAGATATCTTGATAAATAATTTTGATAATCCAATGGCCAATTACAATAAACAGAATAGGCAAATAAATACAAGAGAGTTCGAACCAGAGGGGGAAACCAATCGGCCCTTGAGTTTCTTTAGGCAAATAAGCACATAAGCACCAACCTATCACATATAAAATAGATAGACCTAATGCCCAACTAGCTTCCTTGGCCGCTTGTTGATAACGTTGTTTTAATGTCATGTTTCTTCCTTAAAATTTTTATAAGTGAAAGTATATTTTTGAATGGTATAAGGGGCGTATATTTCATACGCCCCTTGTGTTTGCTAATCTTACAACTTTTTTGAATAATTCAAAATGTTTTGCTGATTTCTAAGTAAATTCGATTTTTATCATATTCATAAAAAGGATGATTACTGGTTACCTTTTGATACGACCAAGATAATTTCGGTGTGATTCCCCAGATATGAAAGTTTCTATGCCAGATAGTAAATACTGATGCATATTCCTTATTTTTCTGGCGAATACCAATAAGATCTTTTTCTTTATAGGCACGTTGTGCATAATTCAGGATTAAACGAGTTGATATTCCAGCTTTCCATTCTTTCCCCCATCCTAATCGGACATTTTTTCGTTGATAAGCGTTATCTAAATCTCGAGTATTTTCGCGATTATAATCAACGCCACCAAACCAATACTGTCCATTTTTCGCTAGGTAAAGTAGCGTAGAGGAAGCTAGATAGTTATTTCCATTTAGATGTTTACGAGTTTCATAGCGTTGTTCACCATATTCAAGTGCGGTTGAAATTTGCCATTTTTCATTTAGCCAATTGGATAAATCCAATCTAGCACCTGAATTTTTAGAGTATTGTTTCATCGCATTTCCACCAGATGAGCCGCCTGCATACCAGCGCTTCTCTGTAAATGGCATTAATGATAGTTCAAATCGTGCAGTTTGGTATCCAAGACCCACACCAGTTCTCACGTTAAATTCATTATATTTCTTGTTATCCCAATAATATTTCCCACTACCTTCCAAGGATAATTTTGTAAAGTAGTTGTGAGGTAATGACCATTTCTTTTCAGCATTCCCAAAATACGAAAATCCTCTGGCACTTTCTTTTTCCCAAGCTGTCCAGTTGCCAATTTTGGTGCCTGCTTTTGGCGCATTATTGATATTACTTTCATTTAAAAAACTAAATCCACCTTGGATTTTCCATTGTTCTCGTTGATTTAAGGCTGAAAGATATTGTTCAATTATTTTTACAGAATCGGGGGAAACTTGCTCTGCTCTTAACTTTTGAAATTGATCTTTTGCCGCCTCGTTATCATTATTCAGAAACAAGGCTTGAGCTAATTGATAGCGTAAAGGTAAAAGATCAGTTTTCTGTGAAAATAAGTGTCGGTAGGCTTTAACGGAATCAGAAAAATATCCTTTTTCTCGTAAGTCAATCGCTTCAGCCCATTCTAACAAAAATGGATCTTTTTTAGGTAAAGGCTGATATAGCGGTAATAAAAGTTGTACTGCCTCACCATTATTTTGCAATACGGCAGGAATAAGACCGCGAATAATCAAGTCAGGATGTTTCGATAATTCTTCTTTTGTAATTGATAACTTCGATGGCTTGTTATTGGCTAAAAGTGCGGTTGGTTTTTGTGGTAAATTTGGTTTAGCCAAATGTAGCTGTTCATCTAAACGCCCATCATGTGGCTGAGGCGATTTTTCTACAGCAATAGAATTTGATGCTAAAAATAATGCTACGGTGAGAGATAAACTAAATTTAGTTTGTATATTCATTTTTATCCTTATTGGGAAAGAATAAAGCAAGCCTAAGCTTGCTTTAATTTAATAGAATAAAAGGCTATTTTTTTGCCGCGAATGCACCAGCCCAAGAATTATCATTTGCTTTCACTAAGCCGCCTAATTCTTTTGCATTTTCGCCATAGAATTTCCCTTCAGCTGTACCTTGAGAATTTAAAAGATCAGACTTAGCTGTTCCTGCAAAACTATTTCCTGAAATCTTTGTATCAACTGTCACAACATCAACATTACCAGCGCTAATCGTCCCTGTTAATTTTTTATTACCAAAATCAGCAGTGAAAGTTGAAGAACCTTTTATATAATCTTCATCTGGTAATTTATCTGTATCTGCTGAAATAACGCTATCCCCTCTATAGGTCACTACACCTGATGATGGCATTGATTTTGTAGGGTTTCCATTATAAAAGAAAATATCTTCTTGACCTGCTTCAACATTGCCAATAGTGCCAATACGAACATTTGTATATTTTCCACAGCACACGGAAACGTTATTAGGGAATTTATAGCTATTAAATGTTGAACCTGCACCATATTCCGCCCAACTACCAGAAAAAATATTACCACCATTAGATGGAGGTGCAATACGAACAGTTTTACCATCAATAGATAATGTTTCTAAATTATAATCCGTCAAATTTGCACGTTTAATATTAGCATTGTCATCTTCACCTGTAGCTACTAATGCTGCTCCAGTTTCATTGGAAGAGACTTGGACTGGATTATTGTTACCTACTGCTGTCGAATTAATTTGATTTTGCCCATTATCAGGAGCCGAATTATCACTGCCGCCACTACTTCCACAAGCAGCTAAAGTTAATGTAGCTAAAGCTGTTAAACTAAACTTTAAAATCGCATTCTTCATCGTTTACCTCTAAGTTCTTTATTAAACACATTTAATATAAATACATAAAATAAATTTATGTAGACTTTCATCTTACCATAAAATTAATATCATTATGTATAAACCTATAAAAAATAAGGTAAAAACAATGTCTGCCTTTACCTTAATAACTTATAAATTATTCATGCATCCCTAATTTTTTCTCCAAATAGTGGATGTTTGTTCCGCCTTTTTGGAAATTTTCATCTTCAAGAATTAATTCATGAAGTGGGATGTTGGTCTTGATACCATCAATAATTGTTTCAGATAATGCATTTTGCATACGACGGATTGCAACTTCACGCGTATCGCCATAAGTGATAAGTTTTGCGATCATAGAGTCGTAATGTGGAGGCACAGTATAGCCGCCATAAACATGAGAATCCCAACGAACGCCCAAACCGCCCGGTGAATGTAAGTGATTTACTTTACCTGGAGACGGTAAGAATGTTTTTGGATCTTCTGCGTTAATACGGCATTCCATTGCATGACCTTTAACTTTGATGTCTTCTTGTTTAAAGGAAATCGGCAAGCCTGCTGCGATGCGTAATTGCTCTTTCACTAAATCTACACCTGTAATCATTTCAGTTACTGGGTGTTCTACTTGAATACGCGTATTCATTTCAATGAAATAGAATTCGCCGTTTTCATATAAGAATTCAAATGTACCTGCTCCACGATAGCCGATTTCTACACAAGCTTTTGCACAGCGTGAGCTGATATCGCGACGAACTTCTTCAGTGATACCTGGCGCAGGTGCTTCTTCCACAACTTTTTGGTGACGACGTTGCATTGAGCAGTCACGTTCAGCCAAATAAACTGCATTGCCATGCGTGTCTGCTAATACTTGAATTTCCACGTGACGTGGATTTTCTAAGTATTTTTCCATATAGACCATATCATTATTGAATGCAGCTTTCGCTTCTGCTTTGGTCATCGCGATAGATTCTTCTAATGTGTCTTCGCTACGTACAACACGCATTCCTCGACCGCCACCACCGCCAGATGCTTTGATGATGATTGGATAGCCAATACGTTTGGCGATTTCTTTATTTTTACTAATATCGTTACCTACAGGCCCATCAGAACCCGGTACACAAGGCACGCCTGCTTTTTTCATCGCTTTAATAGCTGAAACTTTATCGCCCATTAAACGGATGACATCTGCTGTTGGGCCGATGAAAGTGAAACCTGAACGTTCAACTTGTTCAGCAAAATCAGCATTTTCAGATAAAAAACCGTATCCTGGATGAATTGCATCTGCGCCTGTTACTTCGGCGGCAGCAATGATAGCTGGAATATTTAAATAACTTTTTGCGGAAGGTGCTGGACCGATACAAACGGTTTCATCTGCGAGTAAAACGTGTTTTAAATCACGATCGGCGGTGGAGTGAACCGCCACTGTTTTAATACCTAATTCTTTACAAGCACGTAAAATGCGTAGTGCAATTTCACCGCGGTTAGCAATCACAACTTTTTCTAACATAAAAGAGTCCGTTTAGTCAGATAGACGTGAATTTTTATGTAGGTTCTTGAAATATTGTTCTCCCTATAAAATTTGGTGTAAACAGATTTCAATTTATATTGCCTACGATAAATTCTCTCTAATTGTTTGTATATGAAATAGGCGGACTAAAGTCCGCCCGACGAAAATATTGGAAATTATTCAACAACGATTAATGGTTCGTCGAATTCAACAGCGTCACCGTCGTTGATAAGAATTGCTTTTACTACGCCAGCTTTGTCCGCTTCAATACGGTTCATCATTTTCATTGCTTCAACGATACAAAGCGCGTCGCCAACTTTCACAGATTGACCCACTTCAACGAATGCTTTTGCTTCTGGGCTTGGACTGCGATAGAACGTTCCTACCATTGGTGAACGTACAAGATGGCCTGATAATTCATCAGATGCAGCTGGTGCTGGTGTCGCTGCCGCTTGAGCTTGAGCTGGCGCAGCAGCTGGAATTGGTGCTACTACTGGTGCTGCAGCATATTGAACGGCTGCAGGAGCAATTGCTGGCGCTGCACGGCTAATACGTACTGTACCTTCTTCTTCCTGCACTTCTAATTCAGTAATGCCAGATTCTTCTACTAATTCGATTAATTTTTTGATTTTACGAATGTCCATACGTTCTTCCTAAAAAGATTGAAATTTTAACCGCACTTTTAAATAAACGAAAAAGTGCGGTT comes from Haemophilus haemolyticus and encodes:
- the panF gene encoding sodium/pantothenate symporter gives rise to the protein MNLGIILPLIIYLAFIFGAAIFAYVKRTKGDFLTEYYVGNRSMTGFVLAMTTASTYASASSFVGGPGAAYKYGLGWVLLAMIQVPAVWLALGALGKKFALLSRETNALTINDLFLYRYKNKYLVWLSSLALLLAFFAAMTVQFIGGARLLETTIGISYTQALLLFALTVGIYTFIGGFRAVVLTDTIQGTVMILGTIILLVGTIYALGGVESAVNKLTEIDPALVTPYGPNGMLDFQFMASFWVLVCFGVVGLPHTAVRCMAFKDSKALHRGMLIGTIVLSIIMFGMHLAGALGRAVIPNLTVSDQVIPTLMLKVLPPIIAGIFLAAPMSAIMSTIDAQLIQSSSIFVKDLYLSTKPEAAKNEKKVSYFSSIITLILTALLIVAALNPPDMIIWLNLFAFGGLEAAFLWVIVLGIYWDKANAYGALSSMIIGLGSYILLTQLGIKLFNFHQIVPSLVFGLIAFLVGNKLGERRIEKTQLKVTAL
- a CDS encoding YhdT family protein codes for the protein MTLKQRYQQAAKEASWALGLSILYVIGWCLCAYLPKETQGPIGFPLWFELSCIYLPILFIVIGHWIIKIIYQDISLEIKDEENQK
- a CDS encoding surface lipoprotein assembly modifier, whose protein sequence is MNIQTKFSLSLTVALFLASNSIAVEKSPQPHDGRLDEQLHLAKPNLPQKPTALLANNKPSKLSITKEELSKHPDLIIRGLIPAVLQNNGEAVQLLLPLYQPLPKKDPFLLEWAEAIDLREKGYFSDSVKAYRHLFSQKTDLLPLRYQLAQALFLNNDNEAAKDQFQKLRAEQVSPDSVKIIEQYLSALNQREQWKIQGGFSFLNESNINNAPKAGTKIGNWTAWEKESARGFSYFGNAEKKWSLPHNYFTKLSLEGSGKYYWDNKKYNEFNVRTGVGLGYQTARFELSLMPFTEKRWYAGGSSGGNAMKQYSKNSGARLDLSNWLNEKWQISTALEYGEQRYETRKHLNGNNYLASSTLLYLAKNGQYWFGGVDYNRENTRDLDNAYQRKNVRLGWGKEWKAGISTRLILNYAQRAYKEKDLIGIRQKNKEYASVFTIWHRNFHIWGITPKLSWSYQKVTSNHPFYEYDKNRIYLEISKTF
- a CDS encoding Slam-dependent surface lipoprotein, coding for MKNAILKFSLTALATLTLAACGSSGGSDNSAPDNGQNQINSTAVGNNNPVQVSSNETGAALVATGEDDNANIKRANLTDYNLETLSIDGKTVRIAPPSNGGNIFSGSWAEYGAGSTFNSYKFPNNVSVCCGKYTNVRIGTIGNVEAGQEDIFFYNGNPTKSMPSSGVVTYRGDSVISADTDKLPDEDYIKGSSTFTADFGNKKLTGTISAGNVDVVTVDTKISGNSFAGTAKSDLLNSQGTAEGKFYGENAKELGGLVKANDNSWAGAFAAKK
- the accC gene encoding acetyl-CoA carboxylase biotin carboxylase subunit, with product MLEKVVIANRGEIALRILRACKELGIKTVAVHSTADRDLKHVLLADETVCIGPAPSAKSYLNIPAIIAAAEVTGADAIHPGYGFLSENADFAEQVERSGFTFIGPTADVIRLMGDKVSAIKAMKKAGVPCVPGSDGPVGNDISKNKEIAKRIGYPIIIKASGGGGGRGMRVVRSEDTLEESIAMTKAEAKAAFNNDMVYMEKYLENPRHVEIQVLADTHGNAVYLAERDCSMQRRHQKVVEEAPAPGITEEVRRDISSRCAKACVEIGYRGAGTFEFLYENGEFYFIEMNTRIQVEHPVTEMITGVDLVKEQLRIAAGLPISFKQEDIKVKGHAMECRINAEDPKTFLPSPGKVNHLHSPGGLGVRWDSHVYGGYTVPPHYDSMIAKLITYGDTREVAIRRMQNALSETIIDGIKTNIPLHELILEDENFQKGGTNIHYLEKKLGMHE
- the accB gene encoding acetyl-CoA carboxylase biotin carboxyl carrier protein, which produces MDIRKIKKLIELVEESGITELEVQEEEGTVRISRAAPAIAPAAVQYAAAPVVAPIPAAAPAQAQAAATPAPAASDELSGHLVRSPMVGTFYRSPSPEAKAFVEVGQSVKVGDALCIVEAMKMMNRIEADKAGVVKAILINDGDAVEFDEPLIVVE